Proteins encoded within one genomic window of Thiothrix litoralis:
- a CDS encoding ATP-binding protein, producing the protein MLQKLPVGIQTFEEIIGKDYLYIDKTEAIHRLIMSGKYYFLSRPRRFGKSLTLSTLNAIFSGKRDLFKGLWIENQRDWSDIHPVIHLSMNKLNYQGRGLEEVLRQALLDLATEHGIPLPPDMMLKDVFSNLLKALAEKSGNVVLLIDEYDKPLIDYLDDIPQAKANQQVMKTFYSVIKDSDPYLEFFLITGVSKFSKVSVFSDLNNLYDLTLDHKAATLTGYTQAELEHYFTPYFPAAEQRLKLSHDELLASLRHWYNGYSWDTEHFVYNPYSILSFFSANAFRNFWFESGTPTFLPKLMRRDGVYQVSEMEVDELALGNYDIERLQLAPVLFQTGYLTLKSRDEYGLYHLDYPNREVQASMSMYLLAEWAHEEPANTTPLVVKLHKSFLNNDLPTVIDIIKSIFKKIPSQIFLKEAEAYYHSLIYLVFFYLGQYTEAEVNDSTGRIDCVVKTPTHIYIIEFKLNKSAKAALKQIKDRDYAGAYRTDPRPKMLLGINFSSKTKTVNDWLTESA; encoded by the coding sequence ATGTTGCAAAAACTCCCCGTCGGCATCCAAACCTTTGAGGAAATCATCGGCAAGGACTACTTGTACATCGACAAAACTGAAGCCATTCACCGCTTGATCATGAGTGGCAAATATTACTTCCTTTCCCGCCCGCGCCGCTTTGGAAAATCACTCACACTCTCTACTCTCAACGCCATTTTCAGCGGCAAACGCGACCTATTCAAAGGTTTGTGGATTGAAAATCAGCGGGACTGGAGTGACATTCACCCCGTTATTCACCTCTCCATGAATAAGCTGAACTACCAAGGGCGGGGTTTGGAGGAAGTGTTACGCCAAGCCTTACTGGACTTAGCCACAGAACACGGTATACCCCTCCCCCCCGATATGATGCTCAAGGACGTATTTTCCAACCTATTGAAAGCATTGGCAGAAAAATCGGGCAATGTCGTGCTGCTCATCGACGAATACGACAAGCCGCTGATTGACTACCTTGACGACATTCCACAAGCCAAGGCCAACCAGCAGGTGATGAAAACCTTTTACTCGGTGATCAAGGACAGCGACCCCTATCTGGAATTCTTCCTGATCACGGGCGTATCCAAGTTCAGCAAAGTCTCGGTCTTTTCCGACCTGAACAACCTCTACGACCTGACCCTAGACCATAAAGCTGCCACCCTGACCGGCTACACCCAAGCCGAACTGGAACATTATTTCACCCCCTACTTCCCCGCCGCTGAACAACGCCTAAAACTCAGCCATGACGAATTGCTGGCGAGCTTACGCCACTGGTACAACGGCTACTCGTGGGATACAGAACACTTTGTTTACAACCCCTATTCCATCCTCAGTTTTTTCAGTGCCAATGCATTTCGCAACTTTTGGTTTGAATCCGGCACGCCCACGTTCTTGCCCAAACTGATGCGCCGTGACGGGGTATACCAAGTGAGCGAAATGGAAGTCGATGAACTAGCACTCGGCAACTATGACATTGAACGCTTACAACTTGCCCCGGTACTGTTCCAAACAGGGTATCTCACCCTGAAAAGCCGCGACGAGTACGGCCTCTACCACCTTGACTACCCCAACCGCGAAGTACAAGCCTCCATGTCGATGTACTTGCTAGCGGAATGGGCGCACGAAGAGCCAGCCAACACCACGCCACTGGTGGTAAAACTACACAAAAGTTTCCTGAACAATGACTTACCCACGGTCATCGACATCATCAAAAGCATCTTCAAGAAAATCCCCTCACAGATTTTCCTCAAAGAAGCCGAAGCCTATTACCATAGCCTGATTTATTTGGTGTTTTTTTACCTTGGGCAGTACACCGAAGCGGAAGTTAATGACAGCACCGGGCGTATTGATTGCGTGGTGAAGACACCGACACATATCTACATTATCGAGTTCAAACTCAATAAAAGTGCCAAAGCCGCACTCAAGCAAATAAAAGACAGGGATTACGCAGGCGCGTACCGCACTGATCCGCGCCCCAAAATGCTGTTAGGCATCAACTTCAGCAGTAAAACCAAAACCGTGAATGACTGGCTAACAGAAAGTGCCTGA
- a CDS encoding ATP-binding protein, with the protein MRQDELLELLANGENSGVEFKRDDIRPEQLAREVVALANFQGGRILLGVEDDGSVSGIQRAGLEEWVMNVFRDKIHPMMLPFYEEISLQGGKRVAVISFTQGISKPYVVRHSGREDIYLRVGSTSQLATREQQARLYALGGMLHTEVMPVPGTSMETLDQAKLQNYIQTVINDPDVPQSRADWQERLLGLGFLVQASTGEVMCTIAGLVLFGIKPRRYLRQAGIRVMVFDGVEKTYQARLDETLDVALLGRIQYDKAGNRTIIEDGLVEKLLSVLRPFIFYESDVLDANSLRRDRGWMYPLNALRELVINACAHRDWTRFVDIEVGVYADRLEIISPGALQNSMTIEKMKAGQRSPRNPIIVEVLRDYGYVDARGMGIRTKVIPQMRAFNGTEPGFEATEDYLKTTLWRS; encoded by the coding sequence ATGCGGCAAGATGAGCTATTGGAGTTATTAGCCAACGGTGAAAATTCCGGGGTGGAGTTCAAGCGGGATGACATTCGCCCAGAGCAATTGGCACGGGAGGTGGTGGCTTTGGCGAATTTTCAGGGTGGGCGCATTCTACTGGGGGTCGAGGATGATGGCTCGGTGTCTGGAATCCAGCGGGCAGGGTTGGAAGAGTGGGTGATGAATGTTTTCCGGGATAAAATCCACCCGATGATGCTGCCATTTTATGAGGAAATCAGTCTGCAAGGTGGTAAGCGGGTCGCGGTGATCAGTTTTACCCAAGGAATTTCTAAGCCTTATGTCGTGCGTCATTCGGGACGGGAGGATATTTACCTACGGGTTGGCAGCACTTCGCAACTGGCGACGCGGGAACAGCAGGCGCGGCTTTATGCCTTGGGTGGGATGTTGCATACCGAAGTGATGCCTGTGCCGGGAACCTCCATGGAAACGTTGGATCAGGCAAAATTGCAAAACTACATCCAAACCGTGATCAATGACCCTGATGTACCACAGTCACGCGCCGATTGGCAGGAACGTTTATTGGGCTTGGGGTTTTTGGTGCAGGCATCGACGGGTGAGGTGATGTGTACCATTGCGGGCTTGGTGTTGTTTGGTATCAAGCCGCGTCGTTATCTGCGGCAGGCGGGTATTCGGGTGATGGTGTTTGATGGGGTGGAAAAGACGTATCAGGCGCGTTTGGATGAAACATTGGATGTGGCATTGCTGGGGCGTATTCAATACGACAAGGCAGGCAATCGCACCATTATTGAGGATGGCTTGGTTGAAAAACTGTTGTCGGTGCTGCGGCCTTTCATCTTTTACGAAAGTGATGTGTTGGATGCGAATAGTTTGCGGCGTGATCGGGGGTGGATGTACCCGTTGAATGCGTTGCGGGAGTTGGTCATTAACGCTTGCGCCCACCGTGACTGGACACGCTTTGTGGATATTGAGGTTGGGGTGTATGCCGACCGGCTTGAAATCATTAGCCCTGGTGCGTTGCAGAATTCCATGACTATCGAGAAGATGAAGGCGGGGCAACGTTCACCACGTAACCCGATCATTGTGGAAGTGTTGCGGGATTATGGGTATGTGGATGCGCGGGGGATGGGCATCCGTACCAAGGTGATTCCGCAGATGCGGGCGTTCAATGGTACGGAGCCGGGGTTTGAGGCGACAGAGGATTATTTGAAGACGACGTTGTGGCGATCATGA
- a CDS encoding Rpn family recombination-promoting nuclease/putative transposase yields the protein MQDKYVNPFTDFGFKKLFGEEPHKELLISFLNTLLPEKHQIQDLQYTRNEQQGASILDRKAIFDLSCVSLTGERFIVELQKAKQNYFKDRSLYYATFPIQEQAQRGDWDYKLAAVYTVGILDFTFEEDREAAEKQVMHFIQLKNQSGHVFYDKLTFIYLTLPYFEKTLAELQTDQDKWFYIFKHLHELQEIPPVLQGEIFLKLFEAAQIACFNPAERQAYEDSLKYYRDLKNVIDTTLDEGINLERQRSISAIAGNGFDAEFIAKNLVLPLDVVKKIIESAR from the coding sequence ATGCAGGATAAGTACGTCAATCCCTTCACCGATTTTGGCTTTAAGAAGCTGTTTGGGGAGGAGCCGCACAAGGAGCTGTTGATCAGTTTTCTCAATACCTTGTTGCCTGAGAAACACCAGATTCAGGATTTGCAGTACACCCGTAATGAACAGCAAGGGGCGAGCATCCTTGACCGTAAGGCTATCTTTGATTTGAGCTGCGTTAGCCTGACGGGTGAACGCTTCATTGTCGAATTGCAGAAGGCCAAGCAGAATTATTTCAAAGACCGTAGCTTGTATTACGCCACGTTCCCGATTCAGGAGCAGGCGCAGCGGGGTGATTGGGATTACAAGCTGGCGGCGGTGTATACTGTTGGCATCCTTGATTTCACGTTTGAGGAAGATCGGGAGGCAGCGGAAAAGCAGGTCATGCATTTTATTCAGCTCAAGAATCAAAGCGGGCATGTTTTTTACGACAAACTCACCTTTATTTACCTGACGCTGCCGTATTTCGAGAAAACGTTAGCAGAGTTGCAGACGGATCAGGACAAGTGGTTTTATATCTTCAAGCACTTGCATGAATTGCAGGAAATTCCGCCTGTATTGCAAGGGGAAATCTTTCTCAAGTTGTTTGAGGCGGCGCAGATTGCCTGTTTCAATCCGGCGGAACGTCAAGCTTACGAAGACAGTTTGAAGTATTACCGTGATTTGAAGAATGTGATCGACACCACACTGGATGAAGGTATCAATCTTGAGCGGCAGCGTTCCATTTCGGCGATTGCTGGCAATGGTTTTGATGCTGAGTTCATTGCCAAGAACCTGGTTTTGCCGCTGGATGTTGTGAAAAAGATAATCGAAAGTGCAAGGTGA
- the tnpA gene encoding IS200/IS605 family transposase, giving the protein MEKNGNIAFDCKYHVVWCTKYRRRVLSSEIEVALKQIVSDVCEERNATILEMEGDGDHFHLLVAVDPQYRIHRLVKQIKGRSIVGS; this is encoded by the coding sequence ATGGAAAAAAATGGTAACATCGCTTTCGACTGTAAGTACCACGTTGTATGGTGTACTAAGTATCGCCGCAGGGTACTGTCATCAGAAATTGAGGTGGCTCTCAAGCAAATAGTGAGTGACGTTTGTGAAGAACGCAACGCCACCATCCTTGAGATGGAAGGGGACGGCGATCACTTCCATCTCTTGGTTGCGGTTGACCCTCAATACAGGATTCACCGATTGGTGAAACAGATCAAGGGCAGAAGCATAGTTGGAAGCTGA
- a CDS encoding RNA-guided endonuclease InsQ/TnpB family protein, producing the protein MEADATILKTLKVRVKDKHAAVLKQWAFECNQVWNEANATTADYSYVPVPGVGWIRNHFTAFDLQKVMKGFNGERGFTLHSQTIQEVIATHAKARKQFKTDKLRWRVSGGSRRSLGWIPFKSGAAVWKDGQVRYNKHFFKVWDSYGLSQYAFRSGSFTEDSRGRWYFNVVVQVPVVEVAGRGEVGIDLGLKDTATCSNGLKLESKPFYRNAEKQLAVAQRANKKKRVKAIHAKVKNRRADHLHKFTTKLVRENSLIVVGNVSSKALVKTNMAKSVLDAGWSMLKTQLDAKSKAMQGVFLEVNEAYSTQACSCCGSISVNSPKGRAGLGIREWTCPDCGELHDRDVNAARNILTAGHCRLAGGIPRL; encoded by the coding sequence TTGGAAGCTGACGCCACCATCCTGAAAACACTCAAAGTCCGCGTCAAGGACAAGCACGCTGCTGTCCTAAAGCAGTGGGCATTCGAGTGTAACCAAGTTTGGAATGAAGCTAATGCAACCACCGCAGACTACAGCTATGTTCCTGTTCCGGGTGTTGGTTGGATTCGTAACCACTTCACGGCATTCGATCTGCAAAAGGTCATGAAGGGTTTCAATGGCGAACGGGGCTTCACATTGCACTCGCAAACCATTCAAGAAGTCATTGCCACCCACGCTAAAGCCCGCAAGCAATTCAAGACGGACAAGCTACGCTGGCGTGTGTCTGGCGGTAGCCGTCGTTCACTGGGCTGGATTCCTTTCAAATCAGGTGCTGCTGTGTGGAAGGACGGACAAGTCCGTTACAACAAACATTTTTTCAAAGTGTGGGACAGTTACGGCTTGTCACAATACGCTTTCAGGTCTGGCTCTTTCACCGAGGATTCCCGTGGACGTTGGTATTTCAATGTCGTGGTGCAAGTTCCCGTTGTTGAAGTCGCAGGGCGCGGTGAAGTCGGGATTGATCTTGGTCTGAAAGACACTGCCACTTGTAGCAACGGTTTAAAACTGGAATCAAAGCCGTTCTACCGCAACGCTGAAAAGCAACTGGCAGTAGCTCAACGCGCTAACAAAAAGAAGCGCGTCAAGGCTATTCACGCTAAGGTTAAAAACCGCAGGGCTGACCACCTGCACAAGTTCACCACCAAGCTGGTGCGTGAAAATTCATTAATCGTTGTCGGCAACGTCAGCAGCAAGGCACTCGTCAAAACCAATATGGCTAAGTCTGTATTGGATGCCGGGTGGTCAATGCTGAAAACACAACTTGATGCAAAATCGAAAGCGATGCAAGGCGTGTTTCTCGAAGTCAACGAAGCGTACAGTACCCAAGCCTGTTCGTGTTGCGGAAGCATTTCCGTCAACAGTCCGAAAGGTAGAGCAGGACTTGGAATAAGAGAATGGACATGCCCCGACTGTGGGGAGCTGCACGACAGAGATGTCAATGCAGCCCGGAACATTCTCACGGCAGGACATTGCCGTCTCGCAGGAGGAATCCCCCGGCTTTAG
- a CDS encoding toxin-antitoxin system TumE family protein: protein MSKAKLILQRKARYDDGAIREMVIWELPKPVLGSEHSYKYRFFYGKNSQRIVGYDNERPKGDHKHIGGIEYPYSFTGIRQLVSDFYADIQEVRQDAK from the coding sequence ATGAGTAAAGCGAAACTGATTTTACAACGTAAAGCCCGCTACGACGATGGTGCAATTCGTGAAATGGTGATATGGGAGTTGCCTAAGCCAGTGTTGGGGAGTGAGCATTCCTATAAATACCGTTTTTTCTATGGGAAAAATAGTCAGAGGATAGTCGGTTACGATAATGAACGGCCTAAGGGCGACCATAAGCACATTGGCGGAATTGAGTATCCTTATTCATTTACAGGTATTCGGCAGCTAGTCAGTGATTTTTACGCTGATATTCAAGAGGTACGACAAGATGCTAAATAA
- a CDS encoding HVO_A0114 family putative DNA-binding protein: MLNNTLFISIGNIDDDFVDVIEAWESGKSAQPVNKLTFESMAGFLSYLTPKRWELLTVLRQQGHQSIKKLSEILKRDYKNTHTDVKALMECGLIGKDEEGRVCVPWDSIETHLQLAA, encoded by the coding sequence ATGCTAAATAACACACTCTTTATCAGCATCGGCAATATCGACGATGATTTTGTGGATGTCATTGAGGCATGGGAAAGTGGTAAATCTGCACAGCCGGTCAATAAACTGACGTTTGAGTCAATGGCAGGTTTTTTGAGTTATCTGACGCCCAAGCGTTGGGAATTGTTGACGGTGTTGCGCCAACAAGGCCACCAAAGCATCAAAAAGCTGTCGGAAATCTTGAAGCGTGATTACAAAAATACGCATACGGATGTGAAGGCATTGATGGAGTGTGGCCTTATCGGGAAGGATGAAGAGGGGCGGGTTTGTGTACCTTGGGATAGCATTGAAACCCACCTGCAACTAGCTGCTTGA
- a CDS encoding O-antigen ligase family protein: MKINSIDIDNNKKSIALFFLLLITSLAPFSMATSFHDSQRLIATLVITIILIIRLVADTIFSKETLRFIFTILAWGAYVSTQSLAYEWSLVEVSLFFSVSLTILVIFKTPSLWLLTKLALIFTAIQLVYIVADYINYALTLAISEKLNVWEIIDGFSNIRFYAQFLSWTLPFLIGFVSTQEKPNFQKFITAIIILSWTLALVSGTRAFILGMTFSLLSVFIITPNLWRRYATWTLLTGLAGIIGYIMLVLILPNVFGLDNNAALNSTIDRDFTNSSGRIRIWIDTLNVAMSHPYTGIGPMMTAMEGILGKVAHPHNFLLQLMAEWGIPFTVGFMALTIYLSLKWRKLISENPAEREILALPVTAAISSAIAAGLVDGVMVMPVSLLYMTIIFGFGAALWRAWTPQVQRFRLPIELSSLLLIPVLSLAIITTIQWINIAQSNQGLSSAFTPRFWLNGKISQDNEFLNPTQTKRHNVVLR, encoded by the coding sequence ATGAAAATCAATAGCATAGACATTGATAATAATAAAAAATCCATAGCCTTGTTTTTCTTGTTATTGATAACCAGTCTAGCACCATTTTCAATGGCGACATCATTTCATGACTCACAAAGGCTTATTGCAACATTAGTTATCACTATCATCTTAATTATTCGTCTAGTTGCGGATACAATCTTCTCAAAAGAAACACTGCGATTTATTTTCACCATCTTGGCATGGGGAGCATATGTCAGCACCCAATCACTTGCTTATGAATGGTCACTTGTCGAAGTTTCTTTATTTTTCAGTGTCTCTTTGACAATTCTAGTGATTTTTAAAACCCCCAGTCTTTGGCTACTAACAAAGCTAGCATTAATATTTACAGCCATACAGCTTGTCTACATAGTAGCAGATTACATCAACTACGCATTGACCCTAGCAATCAGTGAAAAACTTAATGTATGGGAGATCATTGATGGATTCTCGAACATTCGATTCTATGCACAATTCCTAAGCTGGACGCTGCCTTTTCTTATTGGCTTTGTGTCCACTCAAGAAAAACCAAATTTCCAAAAATTCATCACAGCTATTATAATATTAAGCTGGACACTTGCCTTGGTGAGCGGCACCAGAGCTTTTATCTTAGGAATGACGTTTAGTCTATTATCTGTTTTCATTATAACGCCAAATCTATGGAGGCGTTATGCAACATGGACATTGTTGACAGGGCTAGCAGGTATCATAGGATACATAATGCTCGTACTTATATTACCTAACGTCTTTGGATTAGATAATAACGCCGCGCTTAACAGTACCATTGATCGAGATTTTACTAACTCAAGTGGCAGAATAAGAATCTGGATTGATACACTCAATGTTGCAATGAGCCATCCCTATACGGGAATAGGCCCAATGATGACAGCCATGGAAGGTATTTTAGGTAAAGTCGCCCATCCACATAATTTTTTGCTGCAATTGATGGCTGAATGGGGTATTCCATTTACTGTTGGCTTCATGGCCTTGACCATTTATTTATCACTTAAATGGCGAAAACTGATTTCTGAAAATCCTGCTGAAAGAGAGATTTTGGCATTACCCGTTACCGCAGCTATCAGCTCCGCCATTGCTGCCGGACTAGTTGACGGGGTAATGGTTATGCCAGTCAGCTTACTTTATATGACAATCATATTCGGTTTTGGAGCAGCCCTTTGGCGAGCATGGACTCCCCAAGTACAGCGCTTCAGACTCCCAATAGAACTAAGCAGTTTATTGCTTATACCCGTCCTTTCATTGGCTATCATCACAACAATCCAGTGGATCAATATCGCACAATCGAATCAAGGACTTAGCTCTGCATTTACACCACGCTTTTGGCTGAATGGAAAAATCAGCCAAGATAATGAATTTCTCAATCCAACTCAAACAAAACGCCACAACGTGGTTTTAAGGTAA
- a CDS encoding pilin, translated as MIKIQQGFTLIELMIVVAIIGILAAIALPTYQTFIARAQITEAIVLLDAARLNTEDNIEITGSFPSDKTGLTNLNTQTNGSYGNITGTANTVEDNAIGDIVYLFKNSGANEDIKNKSIWYSRNIDGDWSCKTNLATGFSPKACIADQNPAPTGS; from the coding sequence ATGATAAAAATACAACAAGGCTTCACTCTGATAGAACTGATGATCGTTGTAGCTATCATCGGGATTCTTGCCGCCATTGCCTTACCGACCTATCAAACATTCATTGCACGCGCACAAATAACAGAAGCTATCGTTCTGTTAGATGCAGCTCGACTCAACACAGAAGACAATATTGAAATTACTGGGTCATTTCCTTCTGATAAGACTGGACTTACTAACCTCAACACTCAAACGAATGGAAGTTATGGAAACATAACGGGAACTGCAAATACTGTTGAGGATAATGCGATTGGTGACATTGTATATTTGTTCAAAAATTCTGGAGCCAATGAGGATATTAAGAATAAGTCTATTTGGTACAGTCGCAACATAGATGGAGACTGGTCGTGCAAAACCAACTTGGCAACTGGTTTTTCACCGAAAGCCTGTATTGCTGACCAAAACCCAGCCCCAACTGGCTCGTAG
- a CDS encoding pilin, translated as MSMKTMKSKAQAGFTLIELMIVVAIIGILAAIALPQYQNFMARSQASESVVLLDGARTSIEDEAVSKGIFIDTDGLTAAGSNLAGKYGDITSAGNATASNGDVVYTFKSEGINDKLKDATVTYTRAADGTWSCATSLTTQYAPKGCTAGS; from the coding sequence ATGAGTATGAAAACAATGAAATCTAAGGCACAAGCGGGTTTCACCCTGATCGAATTAATGATCGTGGTTGCCATCATCGGTATCTTGGCTGCGATTGCACTGCCACAATACCAAAACTTCATGGCACGTTCACAGGCTTCTGAATCCGTGGTTTTGTTGGATGGCGCACGTACATCTATCGAAGATGAAGCGGTTTCCAAAGGTATCTTTATCGACACCGATGGCCTTACTGCGGCTGGTTCTAACTTAGCAGGTAAATACGGCGACATTACCAGTGCTGGAAACGCCACTGCTAGTAATGGCGATGTTGTTTACACATTCAAGTCTGAGGGCATCAATGACAAACTGAAAGATGCGACCGTTACTTATACTCGTGCTGCTGACGGCACATGGTCTTGCGCTACTAGTTTGACAACACAATATGCTCCAAAAGGTTGCACAGCAGGAAGCTAA
- a CDS encoding glycosyltransferase family 2 protein: MMDTSRVQILLSTWNGERWLPELLASLEQQTFQDWQLLIRDDGSTDQTLRLLLKWQAEHPEKLAGLLLDGKHLGSKLSFSRLVEASTAPCLMFCDQDDVWFPEKVALQYTALRRMEAQYGEDVPLLVHSDLAVVDEARALLAVSFWDYRNFDVEQRKQAYLLNNVVTGCATAFNRTAATLAFPLPLYAMEHDRWLALVCAWFGQILSLPHPLLLYRQHDNNLIGAAPAQLHGLSARVEAWSQQAEVFLHRFGERLEVQDYKLVEALAGLRYLQGWRRRQHILHHRLFKQGVLTNLALLLFA, encoded by the coding sequence ATGATGGATACCTCGCGGGTACAAATCCTGTTGTCCACTTGGAACGGCGAGCGCTGGTTGCCTGAGTTATTGGCATCGTTGGAACAGCAGACGTTTCAGGATTGGCAGTTGCTGATCCGGGATGATGGTTCCACCGATCAGACTTTGCGGCTCTTGCTGAAATGGCAGGCGGAACACCCCGAAAAACTGGCGGGATTGCTGCTGGATGGCAAGCATTTGGGGAGTAAGTTGAGCTTCAGTCGGTTGGTGGAAGCGAGTACTGCGCCGTGCCTGATGTTTTGTGATCAGGATGATGTGTGGTTCCCGGAAAAAGTGGCGTTGCAATACACCGCGTTACGCCGGATGGAGGCGCAATACGGTGAGGATGTGCCGTTACTGGTGCATTCCGACTTGGCGGTGGTGGATGAGGCTAGGGCATTGCTGGCGGTGTCGTTTTGGGACTACCGTAACTTTGATGTGGAGCAGCGCAAGCAGGCGTATTTGTTGAACAATGTGGTGACGGGGTGCGCCACGGCTTTCAATCGCACGGCTGCGACGCTGGCGTTTCCGCTGCCGCTGTATGCGATGGAGCATGACCGTTGGCTGGCGTTGGTGTGTGCGTGGTTTGGGCAGATTTTATCCTTGCCGCACCCGCTGCTGTTGTATCGCCAACACGACAATAATCTGATTGGGGCAGCCCCTGCGCAACTGCATGGCTTGAGTGCGCGGGTAGAGGCGTGGAGCCAGCAAGCGGAAGTTTTTCTGCACCGCTTCGGTGAGCGTTTGGAAGTACAGGATTATAAGCTGGTGGAGGCGTTAGCCGGGTTGCGTTATTTGCAAGGCTGGCGGCGGCGGCAACATATTTTACACCATCGGCTATTCAAGCAGGGCGTCCTGACTAATTTGGCGTTGCTGCTTTTTGCGTAA
- a CDS encoding glycosyltransferase family 2 protein yields the protein MTTIIQRPDVAVIVLTRNAGRLWPEWIKALRQQTVQAGRYLVIDSLSEDHTAELAVAAGLEVQRIHPRDFSHGGTRQLATELCPDAEFLVYLTQDAILKQADSLETLLQHSDADSHVGMVYGRHLPRAGADLLECHARGFTYPATSSVRDRESFKTMGYRAAFASDVYAVYRASALRSIGGFPQHIIVSEDSYVAARLLLAGWKTVYSAESTVEHSHRYTLLQMFRRYFDVGVFHASEEPLMKAVGAPDREAWVYVRSLIRYLYERKAWLLPLAALQTLVKLIGFRLGKRYQKLPLAVCRVISVQQAYWLEDFGCKEGVCNTPLRPVIGRGVLHTPSLGAPMHHQYEKYATNLLQDVDKERLEY from the coding sequence ATGACAACTATAATCCAGCGCCCTGATGTGGCCGTTATTGTTTTGACCCGCAATGCCGGGCGTTTGTGGCCGGAATGGATCAAGGCACTTCGGCAGCAGACCGTGCAGGCGGGGCGCTATCTGGTGATTGATTCGCTTTCAGAAGACCATACGGCGGAACTGGCAGTCGCGGCGGGGCTGGAGGTGCAGCGCATCCACCCGCGTGATTTCAGCCACGGCGGGACGCGCCAACTGGCGACAGAGTTGTGCCCTGATGCTGAATTCCTGGTGTACCTGACGCAGGATGCCATCCTCAAACAGGCTGATTCGCTGGAAACCCTGTTACAGCATAGCGATGCAGATAGCCATGTGGGGATGGTGTACGGGCGGCATTTGCCGCGTGCCGGGGCTGATTTGCTGGAATGTCATGCGCGGGGTTTTACGTATCCGGCAACGTCTTCCGTGCGTGATCGTGAAAGTTTCAAAACCATGGGCTACCGAGCGGCGTTTGCATCGGATGTGTACGCGGTGTATCGCGCCAGTGCCTTGCGCAGTATCGGCGGGTTCCCGCAGCATATCATTGTCAGTGAAGACAGTTACGTGGCGGCGCGGTTGCTGTTGGCAGGCTGGAAGACGGTGTATTCAGCGGAAAGTACCGTGGAGCATTCGCACCGTTACACTTTATTACAGATGTTCAGGCGTTACTTTGATGTTGGGGTGTTTCATGCCTCTGAAGAGCCTTTGATGAAGGCGGTCGGTGCGCCAGATCGGGAAGCATGGGTCTACGTGCGCTCACTGATCCGTTATTTGTATGAGCGTAAGGCTTGGCTGTTGCCATTGGCTGCTTTGCAAACCCTGGTAAAGCTGATTGGTTTCCGGCTGGGTAAGCGTTATCAGAAGTTGCCCTTGGCCGTTTGCCGGGTGATTAGTGTGCAGCAAGCGTATTGGTTGGAAGATTTTGGATGCAAAGAGGGTGTATGCAATACGCCCCTACGCCCGGTCATTGGTAGGGGCGTATTGCATACGCCCTCTTTGGGTGCGCCCATGCACCACCAATATGAAAAATATGCGACAAATTTGTTACAGGATGTTGACAAAGAAAGATTGGAATATTAG
- the rplM gene encoding 50S ribosomal protein L13 → MKTFSAKPAEVKRDWFVVDAEGKALGRLASEVARRLRGKHKPEYTPHVDTGDYIVIINADKVGITGNKFKDKTYYHHTGYIGNMRAFTFEKMQQRAPGRVIELAVKGMLPKNPLGRAMYRKMKVYAGTEHNHQAQQPQALDF, encoded by the coding sequence ATGAAAACATTCAGTGCAAAGCCGGCTGAGGTAAAACGCGATTGGTTCGTCGTTGATGCCGAAGGTAAGGCGCTAGGCCGTTTGGCCTCCGAAGTTGCCCGGCGTTTGCGTGGCAAGCACAAGCCAGAGTACACCCCGCACGTTGATACTGGCGATTACATCGTCATCATCAATGCTGACAAGGTTGGTATCACGGGTAACAAATTCAAAGACAAGACCTATTATCACCATACCGGCTATATCGGTAACATGCGTGCTTTTACCTTTGAAAAAATGCAACAACGTGCGCCAGGCCGAGTGATTGAACTCGCTGTCAAAGGCATGTTGCCAAAAAATCCATTGGGTCGCGCCATGTACCGTAAAATGAAAGTTTACGCTGGCACAGAACATAACCACCAAGCACAGCAGCCGCAAGCGCTGGACTTTTGA